One Punica granatum isolate Tunisia-2019 chromosome 3, ASM765513v2, whole genome shotgun sequence genomic window carries:
- the LOC116201279 gene encoding probable transcription factor At1g11510, producing the protein MSTPLTPTTARLRPASRRRSGPYSPPTPWADNNHHGEHHDRAPPSADGNRRPRFERIFMEEDEIALLKSLWHNSISSPAAKIDPATFEILGRSLGSRFTHNQLSNKLRHMRAKYHKQSLTKSYIKTPHDRETYELCRKIWGENKAEPMEEREEVPSQEEVQSQRQSQSCGRNKHMNAAAVEEKGNEEDGVDLGKFPVLVEECEKALEGNGVWRQVLKCLDEGKMREMNDKLVMLKYEEAGLMAKKAELVQELTRMILRAMAASCSSTRTAA; encoded by the coding sequence ATGTCAACCCCATTGACCCCAACGACGGCGAGGCTCCGGCCTGCCTCTCGGCGGCGGAGTGGGCCCTATTCTCCTCCGACTCCCTGGGCCGACAACAACCACCACGGGGAGCACCACGACCGGGCTCCGCCCTCCGCCGATGGCAACCGCAGGCCGCGGTTTGAGAGGATCTTCATGGAGGAGGACGAGATCGCGCTCCTGAAGAGCCTCTGGCACAACTCCATCTCCTCTCCTGCCGCGAAGATCGACCCGGCCACCTTCGAGATATTGGGCAGGTCCCTCGGCTCCAGGTTCACCCACAACCAGCTGTCGAACAAGCTCCGGCACATGAGGGCAAAGTACCATAAGCAATCCCTCACCAAATCCTACATCAAGACGCCTCACGACCGCGAGACCTACGAGCTATGCCGCAAGATTTGGGGCGAGAACAAGGCAGAGCCCATGGAGGAGCGAGAGGAGGTCCCGTCTCAGGAGGAGGTCCAATCACAGCGGCAGTCCCAGTCCTGTGGACGGAACAAGCACATGAATGCAGCGGCAGTCGAGGAAAAGGGGAACGAGGAAGATGGGGTTGATCTCGGGAAATTCCCGGTGTTAGTCGAGGAGTGCGAGAAGGCCTTGGAGGGGAATGGAGTGTGGAGGCAAGTGCTGAAGTGTCTGGACGAAGGGAAGATGAGGGAGATGAACGACAAGTTGGTGATGTTGAAGTATGAGGAGGCTGGCCTGATGGCTAAGAAGGCTGAGCTGGTTCAGGAGCTTACCAGGATGATTCTCAGAGCCATGGCTGCTTCTTGCTCATCTACGAGAACCGCTGCTTGA
- the LOC116201280 gene encoding cyclin-dependent kinases regulatory subunit 1-like: MGQIQYSEKYSDDTHEYRHVVLPPEVAKLLPKNRLLSENEWRAIGVQQSRGWVHYAIHRPEPHIMLFKRPLNYQQQ; encoded by the exons ATGGGTCAGATTCAATACTCCGAGAAGTACTCCGATGACACTCACGAGTACAG GCATGTGGTTCTTCCCCCTGAAGTGGCGAAACTTCTCCCGAAGAATCGGCTCCTCTCTGAA AACGAATGGCGTGCGATTGGAGTCCAGCAGAGTCGAGGTTGGGTCCACTATGCAATCCATCGCCCCGAGCCGCACATTATGCTCTTCAAGAGGCCCTTGAACTACCAGCAGCAGTAG
- the LOC116201281 gene encoding uncharacterized protein LOC116201281 has translation MSRARNLIVASGLLAFAAGGLAFPFYMATSRARPVIDASKPLPPQATFRGPYINTGSRDIGPDHQTYPKK, from the exons ATGTCCCGAGCACGTAATCTCATTGTTGCCTCTGGCTTGTTGGCCTTTGCTGCTGGGGGTTTGGCATTTCCCTTCTACATGGC GACATCAAGGGCGAGACCAGTCATTGATGCTTCGAAGCCCCTACCACCCCAGGCGACTTTTCGTGGACCTTACATAAACACCGGATCACGAGACATCGGACCTGACCATCAGacctacccaaaaaaataa